From the genome of Lasioglossum baleicum chromosome 13, iyLasBale1, whole genome shotgun sequence, one region includes:
- the LOC143215185 gene encoding sodium-dependent nutrient amino acid transporter 1 codes for MAKLENGVFTQNGYANEAFEMDTVRVGQKGSGSEGAEKSEQSQETAQSKNTNTRAEWGGGLEFLMACIATSVGLGNVWRFPFTAYENGGGAFLIPYIIILIFVGKPFYYLEALLGQFTNQSCAKTWAMCPAMKGLGYGQAFAAMCVVSYYCSLMALTLFYLVTSFQSELPWSYCREEWKGQCVDAVSDNGNANQSSAAINNGTLRSSAELYFRKIVLNEYDSIEDGIGTPSWQLTICLFFSWATVFFVLFKGIKSTGKAAYFLALFPYVVMIALLIRAVTLEGAVNGILFLVTPKWEKLWQPTVWYAAITQCFFSLSVCFGPILTFSSYNNFHHSVSRDVMIVTTLDTFTSLMAGCTIFGILGNLAHEMGTSDVSTVVRGGTGLAFISYPDALARFRVVPQLFAVLFFVMMFVLGVGSAVALCGAIFSILCDHFPKIAHWKLVLVVSVVGFGVSIVYVTPGGQWFVTLVDYYGGTFVAIIVGVLEMVTVFWIYGISRFVNDVDFMVGRRPSWYWRFCWTFVTPILMIVILIYTIVTYVPPTYDGISFPSYAYGIGWFLFALGILSIVGFAFQKLIQSRSSSPIETVKAAFRPSEEKWGPRDSKTRLEWKEFIAERNFKYQGGFVETFLK; via the exons ATGGCCAAGCTGGAGAACGGAGTTTTT ACGCAGAACGGTTACGCGAACGAAGCTTTCGAGATGGACACTGTTCGCGTTGGACAGAAGGGGAGTGGCTCCGAGGGTGCTGAGAAGTCGGAACAGTCGCAGGAGACAGCGCAATCCAAAAATACGAACACC AGAGCAGAATGGGGTGGTGGTTTGGAATTCCTAATGGCATGCATCGCCACTTCCGTCGGCCTAGGAAACGTTTGGCGGTTTCCATTCACCGCTTACGAAAACGGAGGCGGCGCGTTCTTGATCCCTTACATCATCATCTTGATATTTGTCGGGAAGCCGTTCTACTACTTGGAGGCTCTTCTAGGCCAGTTCACGAACCAGTCCTGCGCGAAGACGTGGGCCATGTGTCCGGCGATGAAAG GACTGGGGTACGGCCAAGCCTTCGCAGCGATGTGCGTAGTCTCGTACTACTGCTCTCTAATGGCCCTCACGTTGTTCTACCTGGTGACTAGCTTTCAATCCGAACTGCCTTGGTCCTACTGTCGAGAAGAGTGGAAAGGCCAGTGCGTGGACGCGGTCTCGGACAATGGGAACGCGAACCAGAGCTCAGCCGCCATTAACAACGGAACCCTTCGCAGTTCCGCGGAATTGTACTTCCG GAAAATCGTTCTGAACGAATACGACTCGATCGAGGACGGCATCGGCACTCCATCATGGCAGCTAACCATCTGCCTGTTCTTCAGCTGGGCGACAGTGTTCTTCGTGCTGTTCAAGGGAATCAAGAGCACTGGCAAAGCGGCTTATTTCCTAGCGCTGTTCCCGTACGTGGTGATGATCGCGTTGTTGATCAGAGCGGTAACGTTGGAGGGTGCTGTCAACGGCATTCTTTTTCTGGTTACTCCTAAATGGGAGAAATTATGGCAGCCGACTGTCTGGTACGCCGCCATCACCCAGTGCTTCTTCTCGCTGTCGGTCTGCTTCGGACCTATCCTTACATTCTCGTCGTACAACAATTTCCATCACAGCGTCAGCAG GGACGTGATGATAGTGACGACGCTGGACACATTCACGAGCCTGATGGCCGGTTGCACGATATTCGGGATCCTCGGGAATCTGGCGCACGAGATGGGTACTTCGGACGTGTCCACAGTGGTTCGCGGTGGCACCGGTCTCGCGTTCATTTCTTACCCGGACGCTCTGGCTCGATTCAGGGTTGTCCCGCAGCTGTTCGCCGTTCTCTTCTTCGTGATGATGTTCGTGCTCGGAGTCGGTAGCGCGGTGGCTCTCTGCGGCGCCATCTTTAGCATCCTCTGCGATCACTTTCCTAAAATAGCTCACTGGAAGCTGGTGCTCGTGGTTTCCGTCGTAGGGTTCGGCGTCAGTATCGTCTACGTCACTCCC GGTGGTCAATGGTTCGTCACGTTGGTCGACTACTACGGAGGCACCTTCGTCGCCATAATCGTCGGAGTGCTGGAAATGGTCACCGTCTTCTGGATCTACGGGATATCGAGGTTCGTGAACGACGTCGACTTCATGGTGGGGCGAAGACCGTCGTGGTACTGGAGGTTCTGCTGGACATTCGTCACGCCGATTCTCATGATCGTTATTCTAATTTACACGATCGTCACTTACGTGCCGCCCACCTATGACGGCATATCGTTCCCTAGTTACGCTTATG GTATCGGCTGGTTCCTGTTCGCTCTGGGAATCCTCTCGATCGTAGGATTCGCGTTTCAGAAACTGATACAGAGTCGATCGTCATCGCCCATCGAA ACCGTGAAAGCGGCGTTTCGACCGTCCGAGGAGAAATGGGGTCCGAGGGATTCGAAAACGCGGCTGGAATGGAAAGAGTTCATAGCCGAGAGAAACTTCAAGTATCAGGGCGGCTTCGTCGAGACTTTTCTAAAGTGA
- the LOC143215192 gene encoding uncharacterized protein LOC143215192, translating into MDQLSNVYYLMELIVRQVFVYLRDLILYKFFWLSTVDEDFDAADSKLHGLSFRNLTADLIAFSIICVVLFVIVTLTSKCEKEEGRNPYATAGIEAVPLDFQESLCRVSNASSTTVRFEACGDSIFPRGRIPERNFSHDSFSRVRPGNRRRTRCILKKSIFGLTGTQLHNSQSTQTQKLVPKMNYKWVVRRTRSGLVYGKYPL; encoded by the exons ATGGACCAGCTGAGCAACGTCTATTACCTCATGGAATTGATCGTCCGCCAAGTATTTGTCTACTTACGG GATTTGATTCTGTACAAATTCTTCTGGCTGTCCACCGTCGACGAAGACTTCGATGCCGCTGACTCGAAGCTGCACGGCCTCTCTTTCAGAAACCTCACCGCGGACCTGATCGCCTTCTCCATCATCTGTGTCGTTCTCTTCGTCATCGTGACTCTCACGTCCAAATGCGAGAAGGAAGAAGGTCGTAATCCTTACGCTACCGCCGGGATCGAAGC AGTGCCCTTGGATTTTCAAGAGAGCCTGTGTCGCGTCTCGAACGCGAGTTCGACCACGGTCCGCTTCGAAGCTTGCGGAGATTCGATCTTCCCTCGCGGCAGGATCCCGGAAAGGAATTTCTCGCACGACAGCTTCTCACGAGTACGACCCGGTAACAGAAGAAGAACTCGGTGTATCTTGAAGAAGTCGATCTTCGGCCTGACGGGGACCCAGCTGCACAATTCCCAGAGCACCCAGACGCAGAAGCTAGTTCCTAAAATGAATTACAAATGGGTGGTCAGGCGGACGAGGAGCGGCTTGGTTTATGGAAAATACCCCTTGTAG